The Deltaproteobacteria bacterium DNA window CCCACCCGAACCATCCGGGGCTCCATGGTGGGTTCGCCGCAGCTTTCACAAGGCAGACTGGCAAATATCCGGGCCGTGGGCGGCAGCTCTATCTTCACCTCCTCGACCTTAAAAAGCTCCTCGTCCGGCGTGTCCAGAAGCAGCCGGATGTATGTGGCGCGGTCTGTGGGGCCGTCGTTCTTTTGAGACTTGAGACTATCCCTGCGAAAGGAGAGGCGCACGCCCTGCCCCTCGGGTCTGTAAGCCAGTGTAAACACCTGCTTGCCCCAGTCCCGAAAGATAAGGTTGCCTTTGCCAAACGTACAGCCGGTCACGAACTGGATTCCATCCACCGCGCTGGAGTCGTTTTCGACAACGGCCACGAGTTCCTCGTCTTCCGCCCGTTCCCCGCCGAGCCGATTCAGGCCAAGCAAAGCGGCCCGGTACCCGATAAGCAGGCCGGGGCAGAGGTGTCCGTGAAAGCCGACAGCCTCCCGGAGAAGCTCATGTGAGTCGCCAAGGCTGGGGTCCATCATCTCCTCCTTTATTCTCAAATAACACCATAAGTTGAGACCTCAAAAAAACATCCAGAGTTAAAAATTTAATTCATTCTATATTAGTACATTCACCAGGAGGTTCCAAGGATAAAACTGAAGAAAAATATGGGGTTTTAAAACGCAGGGGAAGCCGGTTTCCTCTAACCAGGGAGAAAAGAGGGCCAGGTTAAAGGCAGCGGTTTTTTCTTTCCCTGTATTTCACCAGCCCGTACATGCCTCTGACACAGTCGGCGGGATTGATAAAGTAGGGAATGTGATGCCTCTTGGCGATTTCGTAAACAGGCTCAGCCGTCCACATTTCAATATTGGATAAAAAAACCGGCTTACCGAACCTTTCAGGGATTAAGGAGAGCTGCTCGGCGAATTCCAGGCTTTGCACCATGCGCGCTGTTTTGGTTTCCCGGTCGAACTGGCTGGTCAGCGGCATGATAATCAGTCCGTCAATGTAATCCTGCTTGGCGACGATCTCGATGATCTTAATATAGGCCTCCATGTCTTTCATGGCAATGCAGTCAATGGGATTCAGCGGTGGGGGGCCGTAAGGCAGCATATGCTCACGCATTTCAGCCTGAGCCTCCGCGCTCATCTCAGGCAGTTCCAGACCCAGCCGGGTGCAGTCCTGGGCCAGGATGACATTGAATCCGCCGCCGTCCGAAAGAACAGCCACCCGGTTCCCCCGAGGCAGCGGCTGATAACACAGCGCCTCAGACATGTTGAACATCTCCAGGGGATCATGCCGCCGCATAACCCCGGCCTGCTGGCAGGCGCCTTCAAAGATCTCATCATTGGCCGCCATGGCCGCGGTGTGGGAACGCGCTGCTCGCGCCGAGGCCTCGCTCGCACCGGCCTTGTAAAGCAAGAGAGGTTTTTTTGCGGAAACGGATCGCGCCACCTCCAGAAAACGGCGGCCATCGCCTGTATCTTCCATATAGCCTGTGATGACGCGCGTTGAAGGGTCATGACCCAGGTATTGGAGCAGGTCCGTGAAATCAACGCAGGCCTGGTTCCCGCAACTGATGAACTTGCTCATCCCGAATCCATGCCTTGCCGCGGCGCGATGGAAGTACGAGCCAAGGGTACCGCTCTGGGAAATGAACGAAACCGGCCCTTGAGGCATTGCGACTTGGGGCTGGAAGATGGTATTGACGTTCCCCTCGGAACTATAGATACCCATGCAGTTCGGCCCGATGAAATAAAAACCGGCCTCCTTGGCCTCCCTGGCCAGCCTGTCTTGAAGTTCGGCTCCGGCAGAGCCAATCTCAGCGAAGCCCGCTGTAATCACAATGCCTCCCTTGACCTTTTTAGCAATACATTCCTGGATGACTTTCGCGACCAGCGAGGCGTTCACCACCACGACTGCCAGATCAATCTCTTCCGGTATTTCTGAGATCGCCGGGTAACAGCGGAACCCCTGAACCTCTTTTTCGTTCGGGTTGACAGGATAAATCTCGTGGCGGTACCCCCCGCCGACCAGCCTCTGCAAGGTCCGATATCCCCAAACTTCAGGGTTGTTGCTGGCCCCCACAACGGCCACCGAACGCGGCTTGAAAATGGCATCCAGGGAAGCCTTCATCTGAGCATTCATCTCTGACATCCTCTAACCTCCATGATATTTTATGGTTTTTAAGGAGCGCCGGGAGGTTATGAACATAAAAAAGGCTTAAAATTAATACTAATTTTAAGCTAAAGGAGTCCCGATCCTCAACTCCTGGATGCTTACATACCACAATTGCGGTGCGATTACAAATGATGGGGAGGAAGAAAGATAAATTGAGGCCGGGCCGGACCTTCTGAATGTAAAGGTGTTAAAAAACTTCACCTGGAATGTGCTTCTTAGCGCGCTGTCAATTGAAGGAAGGGCCGTTCTAAGTTAAGATTTGAAGGAGGTTTTTTAGGGAAATAATAATTCATTACCCAAAACTTACGATAAAAAGGCCTGGCTTTAATAAACATAATTTGACATTGTCTATTACATTTGTTAACTTTATTTTTAAATAAATTGGTGTAGTTATGATTATAGATCGCTTATGATTCATGTTAAATTTTACAGAGACCCTTAAGACACAAATCAGGTCGCAGACAGTTTAACTAGATGTTTATTTTCATAAATAAGGAGTGAGAGATGAGCGGATTAGAACACCTGCTTTCCCCGTTGAGGATCAAAGGCATGGAACTTCCCAATCGAGCCGTGATGCCGCCTATGGGCACCAATCTGAGCAATAATGACGGCACGGTCAGTGAAGCGCTCCTGGCATACATGAAGCGTCAATCAAGAAGTGGCGTCGGACTTATTATCGTGGAGGTCGCGGCCGTTCATCCCTCTGGCGCTTCGATCGCCAGTGAGCTCGGAGTCTATGACGATCGCTTTGTTGATGGGTTAAAAAAACTGGCGGCAGTGATCCACGAGGGAGGTGGTAAAGCTGCCATGCAGCTTCACCATGCCGGGCGTGAAAGCTTCTTTCTTTTACAAAGAGGAGAAGCCATCGCGCCGTCGGCTGTACCGAGCGTGGTATTTCGCCAGCCGGCGCGGGAAATGACCATTGAGGACATCAAAAAAATCATCGCCTCTTTTGGCCGGGCTGCGGTTCGCGCGCAAGAGGCTGGATTTGACGCGGTCGAGGTTCATGGCGCCCATGGCTATCTTTTGGCCCAATTTTTATCCGCGCTGTCTAACCAGCGTGATGACGAGTACGGCGGCAGCCTGGATAATCGGGCCAGATTCATCATTGAAATATTGGAAGAGGTTCGTAAAAACGTGGGGGATGATTTTCCTGTTTCTTTACGCCTCTCTGCCGAGGAGTTTATAAAAAACGGTTACGTTGTCGAAGACCTCCAGCCGATATTGCCCGACTTTATCAAAGCCGGGGCCGATATTATTCATGCTTCTCTCGGGACACACGGGAGCCCTGCCGGGATAACCAGCGCCCCGCCGGAGTATGAGCCAGGGTTCAACGCCTGGCGCGCCAAAAAGGTTAAGGAAGTGGTGGATGTGCCGGTAATCGCTGTGGGGCGGTTCACAGATCCTGTCCGGGCCGATGAGGTCATTGCCAATGGGAAGGCCGACCTGGTCGCCTTTGGCCGGCAGCAGTTAGCTGATCCGGATTATCTGACCAAGGCCAGGGAGGGCCGCCCGGAGGACATTCGCCAGTGCATCGCCTGTAACCAGGGCTGTATCGAGCGCCTGATGGAGGGAGAAGGCTCGATCCGGTGCGCCATTAATCCGGAAACCGGGCAGGAACTCATCTATCCTCAAGGACCGGCCAGGACCAGCAGGCAGGTATGGATCATTGGCGCAGGACCGGCCGGTTTGACCGCCGCTTACGAGGCGGCCAGGCTGGGTCATAAGGCTACCCTTTTTGAAAAGGAAGAAAAGGCAGGAGGCCAGCTGCGTTTTGCGGGTATACCCCCGCATAAAAGCGTTTACACGGACTGGATCGCCTGGCTCATCTCACAGGTCGAAAAGGCAGGCGTGGAGATTAAGACCGGAACACAGGTCACGGCCGAGATGATACAAGAAGAAAACCCGGAGGCGGTTATCCTGGCTTCCGGCGGACAGAAGATCGTGCCGCCCATTAAAGGGATTGACCTCCCCATGGTTCATGATGTCTGGCAGATACTGAGCGGCGAGGTTTCACCCCGGGAAAACGTGGTCGTGATTGGATGCGGGTGGCTGGGCATGGAAACGGCGGACTTCATGATCGAAAAAGGAAGCCAGATTACCCTGGTTGAAATTCTCAAACGGTCGCCGGTCCGGACACGCCTTTCTCATGGCTACATGCTGCATAAACGCCTTCGGGATGCACAGGCAAAAATGCTTTTTAACACCACCGTGGAAAGCATTCAGCAAGACTCCGTGACAGTCGTGCATGAAGGTCAGGAAGAAACCCTTTCACCGGTGGATCAAGTGGTTGTGTCGGTCGGTCTCAGGCCCCAGGACGAACTCAAAAAAACCCTGGCAGAGAAAGGCATTCGTCACCGGGTGGTTGGGGATGCCGTTCAGGTTCGCCGTATTATTGAAGCGACCGAGGAAGGGGCACGGGCGGCCTGGGACCTTTGAATTACCACCCTCAACCTTGAAAGGACGGCTTGAGGGAAACGTATTGCCTGAAACTTCAAGACCTGTCCTGGGCCTGACTCTAGGCGACGTGGCCGGTGTGGGTCCGGAGGTGGTGGTTCGGGCCCTGGCTGACGAGAGCGTATTTCAGGTCTGCCAGCCGCTGGTTCTGGGTGACCTCGGCGCCCTTGAGCGGGCTGTTCAGCTTCTCGACCTGGACCTGGCCATCAATGTCCTGGAGCCAAATCAGGAACCCGCCGCTCGCCATGGAACCATTGACCTCCTTCCTCTTTCCAGGCTGGACCCCCGAGACCTTGTCCCGGGCCACCCTAGCCTTGAAGGCGGCCGCGCCGCGGCTCGATACATTGAAACCGGAGCCAAACTCGCGCTGGCCGGACAGACCCAGGGGCTTGTCACGGCTCCGATCAGTAAAGTATCCTTAAACAGAGCCGGTTACCATTACCAGGGTCACACCGAGATGCTGGCCGACCTGGCCGGAGGCATGCCGGTAGTGATGATGCTGGTCGGATCGAGCCTTCGGGTGGCGCTGGCGACAACTCACATTGCGCTTAAGGATGTGCCAGGGCTCCTGAGTGCTGAACGCATTGTTACCACGGCCCGGATAACCGATGAAGCTCTGCGGCAGTACTTTAAGCTGGCTCACCCGCGCCTGGCCGCTTCGGCGCTGAACCCTCACGCCTCGGAAGGCGGCTTGTTCGGCCGGGAGGAAGAAGAGATTATCGAACCGGCCGTGGCCCAGGCCAGGAAGCAGGGGCTGGACTTCAGCGGCCCTTTTCCGGCGGATACCGTCTTCTACCGGGCCGTGCAGGGTGAATTTCACGCCGTGATCTGCATGTATCACGACCAGGCCCTGATCCCTTTCAAACTTCTACATTTCAAAGACGGCGTCAACGTCACCCTGGGGCTGCCTTTCATTCGCACCTCTGTGGATCACGGTACAGCATATGATATCGCCGGTCAGGCCCGGGCCGATCCCGCCAGCATGCTGGCGGCCTTGCGCCTGGCCGCCCGGATGGCCGCCGGACAGAAACCGCGTCCTTGAACATGATCACCCTTTAAAATCGTAAAAGACAATTCAGGGGTTTACAAAGCTGTCATGTTCAGCTTAATATGCTAGATCAGATAAAGGATTTTTTATGGGAATTAGAAAAAGTTTGCCTGAAGGGTTGAAAGAGACCGATACTCAGGGATCAGGTGATTCCGAGTCCGATCCGTGTCGGGAACCAGTGAGGCAGGATGGGGTGACGGCCCTTTTATTCGGGCAAAACAGGCCACAACCATAGAAACGATTAAGGAGGTAGATTATGGCTTTCGAACAAATCCTTGTGGAAAAGAAAAGGGAACACGTGACCACCGTGACGCTCAATCGTCCCAACGTCATGAATGCCATTAGCCCGGAGACCAGTAAGGAACTGGATACGGCCTTTAACGAGTTTGCTGATGATCCTGACGCCTGGATCTGTATTGTAACAGGAGCTGGAGATCGAGCCTTTTCCGCAGGCAATGACCTCAAGTATCAGGCTACACATTCGCCGGAAGAAATGAGAAAGGCCATGGAAGGGATAAAAGGCGGCTTCGGCGGTGTCACCTCTCGATGGGACTGCTTCAAACCCTTTATCGCCGCGGTCAACGGCCTGGCGCTGGGCGGTGGTTTTGAGGTGGCCCTGGCCTGCGACATCATCATTGCTGCCGACAACGCCACCTTTGGTTTTCCCGAACACCGGGTCGGGTTGATGCCTGGCGCCGGCGGTGTGCATCGTCTGCCGCGGCAGATGCCTTATCACATTGCCATGGGTCTGATCATGACATCCAGACGCATTACGGCCGAAGAAGCCATGAAGTGGGGTGTTATTAATGAGGTGGTCCCCCAGGCGGAACTTATGTCCACCGTGGATAAGTGGATAGATGAAATTATGCTCGGCGCACCGCTCTCGCTTCGCGCCAGCAAAGAGTCCACCCTCAAGGGCTTGCATATGCCGCTAGAGGAGGCTATGTCCATGAATTATCCAGGGCTGCAGAGGATGTACGGGTCCGAAGACGTAAAGGAAGGTCCGATCGCATTTGTTCAGAAACGCCCGCCTCAATGGAAGGGGCGCTAAAACCGGTAACGGGGGGTTTCGGCCCCCCCCCTTTATTTTATCTTTAAGGATTAATTTCTGAACTGAAGCCGTCTTATC harbors:
- a CDS encoding CoA-binding protein; this translates as MSEMNAQMKASLDAIFKPRSVAVVGASNNPEVWGYRTLQRLVGGGYRHEIYPVNPNEKEVQGFRCYPAISEIPEEIDLAVVVVNASLVAKVIQECIAKKVKGGIVITAGFAEIGSAGAELQDRLAREAKEAGFYFIGPNCMGIYSSEGNVNTIFQPQVAMPQGPVSFISQSGTLGSYFHRAAARHGFGMSKFISCGNQACVDFTDLLQYLGHDPSTRVITGYMEDTGDGRRFLEVARSVSAKKPLLLYKAGASEASARAARSHTAAMAANDEIFEGACQQAGVMRRHDPLEMFNMSEALCYQPLPRGNRVAVLSDGGGFNVILAQDCTRLGLELPEMSAEAQAEMREHMLPYGPPPLNPIDCIAMKDMEAYIKIIEIVAKQDYIDGLIIMPLTSQFDRETKTARMVQSLEFAEQLSLIPERFGKPVFLSNIEMWTAEPVYEIAKRHHIPYFINPADCVRGMYGLVKYRERKNRCL
- a CDS encoding FAD-dependent oxidoreductase, whose protein sequence is MSGLEHLLSPLRIKGMELPNRAVMPPMGTNLSNNDGTVSEALLAYMKRQSRSGVGLIIVEVAAVHPSGASIASELGVYDDRFVDGLKKLAAVIHEGGGKAAMQLHHAGRESFFLLQRGEAIAPSAVPSVVFRQPAREMTIEDIKKIIASFGRAAVRAQEAGFDAVEVHGAHGYLLAQFLSALSNQRDDEYGGSLDNRARFIIEILEEVRKNVGDDFPVSLRLSAEEFIKNGYVVEDLQPILPDFIKAGADIIHASLGTHGSPAGITSAPPEYEPGFNAWRAKKVKEVVDVPVIAVGRFTDPVRADEVIANGKADLVAFGRQQLADPDYLTKAREGRPEDIRQCIACNQGCIERLMEGEGSIRCAINPETGQELIYPQGPARTSRQVWIIGAGPAGLTAAYEAARLGHKATLFEKEEKAGGQLRFAGIPPHKSVYTDWIAWLISQVEKAGVEIKTGTQVTAEMIQEENPEAVILASGGQKIVPPIKGIDLPMVHDVWQILSGEVSPRENVVVIGCGWLGMETADFMIEKGSQITLVEILKRSPVRTRLSHGYMLHKRLRDAQAKMLFNTTVESIQQDSVTVVHEGQEETLSPVDQVVVSVGLRPQDELKKTLAEKGIRHRVVGDAVQVRRIIEATEEGARAAWDL
- the pdxA gene encoding 4-hydroxythreonine-4-phosphate dehydrogenase PdxA, producing MPFRFAVLLKRPRKGHGRPGTFELPPSTLKGRLEGNVLPETSRPVLGLTLGDVAGVGPEVVVRALADESVFQVCQPLVLGDLGALERAVQLLDLDLAINVLEPNQEPAARHGTIDLLPLSRLDPRDLVPGHPSLEGGRAAARYIETGAKLALAGQTQGLVTAPISKVSLNRAGYHYQGHTEMLADLAGGMPVVMMLVGSSLRVALATTHIALKDVPGLLSAERIVTTARITDEALRQYFKLAHPRLAASALNPHASEGGLFGREEEEIIEPAVAQARKQGLDFSGPFPADTVFYRAVQGEFHAVICMYHDQALIPFKLLHFKDGVNVTLGLPFIRTSVDHGTAYDIAGQARADPASMLAALRLAARMAAGQKPRP
- a CDS encoding enoyl-CoA hydratase/isomerase family protein gives rise to the protein MAFEQILVEKKREHVTTVTLNRPNVMNAISPETSKELDTAFNEFADDPDAWICIVTGAGDRAFSAGNDLKYQATHSPEEMRKAMEGIKGGFGGVTSRWDCFKPFIAAVNGLALGGGFEVALACDIIIAADNATFGFPEHRVGLMPGAGGVHRLPRQMPYHIAMGLIMTSRRITAEEAMKWGVINEVVPQAELMSTVDKWIDEIMLGAPLSLRASKESTLKGLHMPLEEAMSMNYPGLQRMYGSEDVKEGPIAFVQKRPPQWKGR